A genome region from Pseudanabaena sp. Chao 1811 includes the following:
- a CDS encoding FitA-like ribbon-helix-helix domain-containing protein: MDCYNFSDTLLLLPNVMSTITIHQLEPDIAQQLEQRAAQHGRTIELEIKAILKSVLAPKKPSNTDLATAINRRFADFGDFEIPEMPREPMRSLPTFDMGDL; the protein is encoded by the coding sequence ATGGATTGTTACAATTTTAGTGACACCTTGCTACTACTCCCCAACGTCATGTCAACCATCACTATTCATCAACTAGAACCAGACATTGCCCAACAGTTAGAACAACGCGCCGCCCAACATGGTCGCACCATCGAGCTTGAAATTAAGGCAATTCTCAAAAGCGTATTAGCGCCCAAAAAGCCAAGCAATACTGACCTCGCCACTGCCATTAATAGACGCTTTGCAGACTTTGGAGACTTTGAAATTCCCGAAATGCCTAGAGAACCCATGCGTTCCTTACCAACATTTGACATGGGCGATCTATGA
- a CDS encoding type II toxin-antitoxin system Phd/YefM family antitoxin, with amino-acid sequence MYQVTFDYAKKNLDELCDRATKESEGVAIVSENRSYILIAQEEWESLMETAMIMQTPNILQQIEIARQEYLEGETVSMEQIYRSSCV; translated from the coding sequence ATGTATCAAGTTACTTTTGATTATGCCAAAAAGAACCTTGATGAACTATGCGATCGGGCTACAAAAGAATCTGAAGGCGTAGCGATCGTTAGTGAAAACCGCAGCTATATTTTGATTGCCCAAGAAGAATGGGAATCACTTATGGAAACCGCGATGATTATGCAAACTCCTAACATTCTCCAACAAATCGAAATAGCAAGACAAGAATATCTGGAAGGAGAAACTGTAAGCATGGAGCAGATATACAGATCGTCTTGTGTATGA
- a CDS encoding DUF433 domain-containing protein yields MTVLKSWDEKVYMRSLVTEIINGESYSYYPLGQYVVRAMGVCGDRPTFKYTRIEIAGVMERLAKGENVESIVLGFRGRVSREAIAEAIQVVTTHFLESLPILSAA; encoded by the coding sequence ATGACTGTTTTAAAATCTTGGGATGAAAAAGTTTATATGCGATCGCTTGTCACTGAAATAATTAATGGCGAATCCTATAGCTACTATCCACTAGGGCAGTATGTTGTTCGGGCTATGGGGGTTTGTGGCGATCGCCCAACTTTTAAGTACACTCGGATTGAGATTGCGGGTGTGATGGAGCGATTAGCTAAGGGAGAAAATGTTGAAAGTATCGTGCTTGGTTTTCGGGGAAGGGTTTCGCGTGAGGCGATCGCTGAGGCGATTCAAGTTGTGACAACTCATTTTCTTGAGAGTCTTCCTATTTTGAGTGCAGCATGA
- a CDS encoding XisI protein, whose amino-acid sequence MENLEKLAKYRTIIKEILGHYASYKPSHGEIEMQFLSDTEHDHYQVLGVGWDQKTRVYGVSMHLDIKNGKIWIQINNTELDIGQSLVEKGVPKEDIVIGFQPVYIRQVSGYAIA is encoded by the coding sequence ATGGAAAATCTAGAAAAACTCGCCAAGTATCGCACCATTATCAAAGAGATTTTGGGACACTATGCCTCCTACAAACCCTCTCATGGTGAGATCGAGATGCAGTTTCTATCGGATACAGAACACGATCACTATCAAGTATTAGGTGTGGGATGGGATCAAAAAACACGAGTTTATGGTGTTTCCATGCACTTAGATATTAAAAATGGCAAAATTTGGATTCAAATCAACAATACCGAACTCGATATTGGTCAATCCCTCGTCGAGAAAGGTGTACCCAAAGAAGATATCGTCATCGGTTTTCAGCCCGTTTATATTCGTCAAGTATCAGGCTATGCGATCGCCTAA
- the fxsT gene encoding FxSxx-COOH system tetratricopeptide repeat protein — MRHGSPNFVGREDELAEIHAKLQEGQGVIVCAVEGMGGVGKTELALQYATRYQQEYVARYWLSLREMGLAQAVVTMASPYLDLPEAMQSASLDEQAAWYWQNWLPESGKLLVILDDVPKAESIPDLAMPIAPRVKVLVTTRERSLRSDFKQLLLKVLTQGKAITLFIKFVGLAKVKKENRVVAELCKKLGYLPLAIELMGEYLVKNRHLTFAKLTERLNLADASLAKDRSAYKSYGYRGVEAAIQLSWDDISAGSQRVAMLLGLFAPVEILWELVAEIGASAEITEAELNEARGQLDSLHLIQPVDEECNFYKIHTLVREFFGAKLLKAEENHQFRQAFINSLLAIAKQIPQSPTRDLIAEVAPAIPHLDMLSREMLGDILNPEEDNNLYWAFGGVGRFYYGQGIYTLAEDSHLRCLKATQELLGDRHPDVASSLNNLAALYESQGRYEEAEPLYQEAMQLWRELLGDRHPYVASSLNNLAALYKSQGRYEEAEPLYQEAMQLMRELLGDRHPYVASSLNNLAALYKSQGRYEEAEPLYQEAMQLMRELLGDRHPYVASSLNNLAALYKSQGRYEEAEPLYQEAMQLMRELLGDRHPYVASSLNNLAALYQSQGRYEEAEPLYQEAMQLMRELLGDRHPDVASSLNNLAALYKSQGRYEEAEPLYQEAMQLMRELLGDRHPDVASSLNNLAGLYKSQGRYEEAEPLYQEALAILMATVGENHPYTQSVMSALMLLKLQAITGLDATALVEMIQNNPDALMRLFQQ; from the coding sequence GTGCGGCATGGTTCGCCTAACTTTGTGGGGCGAGAGGATGAGCTTGCGGAAATTCATGCAAAGTTGCAAGAAGGTCAGGGTGTAATCGTCTGTGCAGTGGAGGGGATGGGTGGTGTCGGTAAGACTGAACTAGCGCTGCAATATGCGACTCGCTATCAACAGGAATATGTGGCGCGGTATTGGTTGTCTTTGCGGGAGATGGGATTGGCTCAGGCTGTGGTGACTATGGCTAGTCCTTATCTGGACTTACCCGAAGCGATGCAGTCGGCTAGTCTGGATGAACAGGCGGCATGGTATTGGCAAAACTGGTTGCCTGAGTCTGGCAAGTTATTGGTGATTCTCGATGATGTGCCAAAGGCGGAGAGCATTCCTGATCTGGCGATGCCGATCGCTCCGAGGGTAAAGGTGTTGGTAACGACGCGGGAAAGATCGCTGAGGTCAGATTTTAAGCAATTGTTATTGAAGGTGCTAACCCAAGGCAAAGCGATAACTTTGTTTATCAAGTTTGTGGGTCTTGCTAAGGTTAAAAAGGAAAATCGTGTAGTTGCGGAACTATGTAAAAAGTTGGGTTATTTGCCTTTGGCGATCGAGTTGATGGGCGAATATCTGGTTAAAAATCGCCATTTGACCTTTGCGAAGTTAACCGAAAGGTTAAATCTAGCGGATGCATCGCTTGCAAAAGATCGCAGCGCTTATAAGTCCTATGGCTATCGTGGTGTAGAGGCAGCAATCCAACTGAGTTGGGATGACATTAGTGCTGGTTCTCAGAGAGTGGCGATGCTGTTAGGACTGTTTGCACCTGTTGAGATTTTGTGGGAGTTGGTGGCTGAGATTGGGGCAAGTGCCGAAATTACAGAAGCAGAACTCAATGAGGCAAGGGGGCAGTTAGACAGTTTGCATTTGATTCAACCAGTTGATGAAGAATGCAACTTTTATAAAATTCATACGCTAGTCCGTGAGTTCTTCGGAGCCAAGCTATTAAAAGCTGAAGAAAATCATCAGTTTCGTCAAGCATTTATAAACAGTTTGCTCGCTATAGCAAAACAAATTCCCCAATCACCAACGCGAGATTTGATTGCAGAAGTAGCCCCTGCGATTCCCCATTTGGATATGCTGAGCCGCGAAATGCTAGGTGATATTCTCAATCCTGAAGAAGATAACAATTTGTATTGGGCATTTGGAGGGGTTGGAAGGTTTTATTACGGACAAGGAATCTACACACTGGCAGAAGATTCGCATTTAAGATGTTTGAAAGCTACGCAAGAACTGTTAGGCGATCGCCATCCCGATGTCGCATCCAGTCTCAACAACCTCGCAGCGCTGTACGAATCGCAAGGGAGATATGAAGAAGCGGAACCGCTATATCAAGAAGCGATGCAGTTGTGGCGAGAACTGTTAGGCGATCGCCATCCCTATGTCGCATCCAGTCTCAACAACCTCGCAGCGCTGTACAAATCGCAAGGTAGATATGAAGAAGCGGAACCGCTGTATCAAGAAGCGATGCAGTTGATGCGAGAACTGTTAGGCGATCGCCATCCCTATGTCGCATCCAGTCTCAACAACCTCGCAGCGCTGTACAAATCGCAAGGTAGATATGAAGAAGCGGAACCGCTGTATCAAGAAGCGATGCAGTTGATGCGAGAACTGTTAGGCGATCGCCATCCCTATGTCGCATCCAGTCTCAACAACCTCGCAGCGCTGTACAAATCGCAAGGTAGATATGAAGAAGCGGAACCGCTGTATCAAGAGGCGATGCAGTTGATGCGAGAACTGTTAGGCGATCGCCATCCCTATGTCGCATCCAGTCTCAACAACCTCGCAGCGCTGTACCAATCGCAAGGTAGATATGAAGAAGCGGAACCGCTGTATCAAGAGGCGATGCAGTTGATGCGAGAACTGTTAGGCGATCGCCATCCCGATGTCGCATCCAGTCTCAACAACCTCGCAGCGCTGTACAAATCGCAAGGGAGATATGAAGAAGCGGAACCGCTGTATCAAGAAGCGATGCAGTTGATGCGAGAACTGTTAGGCGATCGCCATCCCGATGTCGCATCCAGTCTCAACAACCTCGCAGGGCTGTACAAATCGCAAGGGAGATATGAAGAAGCGGAACCGCTGTATCAAGAAGCGTTAGCAATTTTGATGGCAACCGTTGGCGAAAATCATCCCTATACTCAAAGTGTAATGAGTGCATTGATGCTGCTGAAACTGCAAGCAATTACGGGTTTAGATGCTACCGCCTTAGTAGAGATGATTCAAAATAATCCTGATGCATTAATGCGATTATTCCAGCAATGA
- a CDS encoding glycosyltransferase family 9 protein: MMRILALVPGGTGDQLLFFPTLDTLKQQYPNAEIDVVVEPRAIATYRISQVANRVLKFDFNDRNSLADFGNLLGTIRDREYDAAILTQPSFSINILLWLSGIPKRISFAGAGDFLLTDIIPTAPQEYLAAQNHSLLIALNNQQPCPPIKVNLPKNDLDWAAGEQKRLGIHQSGFILLNCGAYANYPADSWATIAKDIQSKLPNLPIVAIDSVNNADLLKQLTTKVPNILITSPTDIGKLTAMIASANLFICAEGDAMQLGVAVGTALVAILGANTSAATFLPIQEKRVKYVQASNGQSLKDISPKIVLAKIWEG, encoded by the coding sequence ATGATGCGAATACTGGCATTGGTTCCAGGTGGGACTGGCGATCAGTTACTGTTTTTCCCGACACTGGATACCCTCAAACAACAGTATCCCAATGCCGAAATTGACGTGGTGGTTGAACCACGCGCGATCGCTACCTATCGCATTAGCCAAGTGGCAAATCGCGTACTTAAATTTGATTTTAACGATCGCAATTCTTTGGCAGATTTTGGCAACTTACTTGGGACAATCCGCGATCGCGAATATGATGCGGCAATTCTTACCCAGCCAAGCTTCTCGATTAATATCTTGTTATGGTTAAGTGGTATCCCCAAGCGGATCTCCTTTGCAGGGGCAGGCGACTTCTTGCTAACGGATATTATTCCCACAGCTCCTCAAGAATATTTAGCAGCACAGAATCATAGCTTGCTCATAGCACTAAATAATCAGCAACCATGTCCACCTATCAAGGTTAATCTCCCTAAAAATGATTTAGATTGGGCGGCAGGTGAACAAAAACGGCTTGGCATTCACCAAAGCGGTTTTATCTTGCTTAACTGTGGTGCTTATGCCAATTATCCTGCGGACAGTTGGGCAACAATTGCCAAAGACATTCAATCAAAATTGCCAAATTTACCGATTGTGGCGATCGATAGTGTCAATAATGCAGACTTGCTCAAGCAACTCACTACTAAAGTTCCAAATATTTTGATTACTAGCCCCACCGATATTGGTAAGCTCACAGCCATGATTGCCTCGGCAAATCTCTTTATTTGTGCGGAAGGCGATGCGATGCAGTTAGGTGTTGCGGTTGGCACTGCTTTAGTCGCGATTTTAGGAGCAAATACATCGGCGGCGACATTTTTGCCAATCCAAGAAAAGCGCGTGAAGTATGTGCAGGCTAGCAATGGTCAATCACTGAAAGATATCTCGCCTAAAATAGTCCTTGCCAAGATTTGGGAAGGATAG
- a CDS encoding pentapeptide repeat-containing protein, translated as MANKEHLTQLQNGVSSWNFWRSQEYRISIDLSEANLAYAEVSKADFSGTDLSLANLGGANLVGANLREANMTLANLSGANLSLATFQDVTLCMTNLSGANLSLSNLSAVNLSLANLSGANLSGAVLRNANLMGINLSGADLTNADLSDANLCGANLNGANLSNASLCETELSGANLSGANLTRANLSGAVLRKTDFNGAKLKEADLRNTDLHAAKLDGALLENAKR; from the coding sequence GTGGCAAATAAAGAACATCTGACTCAGCTACAAAATGGGGTAAGTAGTTGGAATTTTTGGCGATCGCAAGAGTATCGCATCTCTATCGACCTGAGCGAAGCAAATCTTGCCTATGCTGAAGTTAGTAAGGCTGACTTTAGTGGTACAGATCTCAGCTTAGCAAATCTGGGTGGGGCAAACTTAGTGGGTGCAAATCTCCGAGAAGCAAATATGACCCTCGCCAATCTCAGTGGTGCAAATCTAAGTCTGGCAACATTTCAGGATGTCACGCTCTGCATGACAAACCTCAGTGGTGCAAATCTTAGCTTGTCAAATCTCAGTGCGGTTAATCTCAGTCTCGCAAACCTCAGTGGTGCAAACCTAAGTGGTGCAGTCCTTCGTAATGCCAATTTAATGGGAATTAACTTGAGTGGCGCAGATCTTACTAATGCCGATCTTAGTGACGCAAATCTCTGTGGGGCAAATTTGAATGGGGCAAATTTGAGTAATGCCTCCCTCTGCGAAACTGAGTTAAGTGGGGCAAATCTCAGTGGTGCAAATTTAACCAGAGCCAATCTCAGTGGAGCAGTTTTACGCAAAACTGATTTTAATGGCGCAAAGCTCAAAGAAGCGGATCTGAGAAACACCGATCTTCACGCTGCCAAACTTGATGGCGCTCTTCTAGAAAATGCCAAACGTTGA
- a CDS encoding M48 family metallopeptidase, whose protein sequence is MPSIASRSQSLINSQINLESNPDLPAYTVRVSDRAKCVRLALSVENGLEVVVPANYDHLKIPEIIHQKRNWINRNQRKLNEREAFFQSQSPHELPDRLKLRSLGEEWQIVYQQTVTRFGSITIKENREQLQLVISGDITDVRSCKALIKQWLMKTAEKQLFSWLRRLSLQTNLPYRTTAIRGQKTLWGSCSSDRNISLNYKLLFLEAQVVEYVLIHELCHTVHMNHSAKFWKLVSKFEPNYKTIDKSLNQAWQIIPAWLSL, encoded by the coding sequence ATGCCATCTATAGCATCTCGTTCTCAATCTTTAATTAATTCGCAAATTAATTTAGAAAGCAATCCAGATTTGCCAGCCTATACTGTGCGTGTAAGCGATCGCGCTAAGTGTGTACGCCTTGCCCTCTCTGTCGAAAATGGGTTAGAGGTAGTTGTCCCTGCTAATTACGATCACCTCAAGATCCCTGAAATCATTCACCAAAAACGTAATTGGATCAATCGCAATCAGCGCAAACTCAATGAGCGGGAGGCATTTTTTCAGTCCCAATCCCCCCATGAACTCCCAGATCGACTTAAGCTGCGATCACTAGGCGAAGAATGGCAAATTGTATATCAGCAAACTGTCACCAGATTTGGCTCGATCACCATCAAAGAGAACAGAGAGCAGCTTCAGTTGGTGATCAGTGGCGATATTACTGATGTCAGATCCTGCAAGGCTCTAATTAAACAATGGTTAATGAAAACAGCAGAAAAGCAATTGTTTAGTTGGTTACGCAGACTTAGCCTTCAGACCAATTTGCCCTATCGCACAACTGCAATCCGTGGTCAAAAAACTTTGTGGGGTAGCTGCTCTAGCGATCGTAATATTAGCCTCAACTATAAACTTCTATTTCTCGAAGCTCAAGTTGTGGAATATGTGTTGATCCATGAGTTATGCCATACCGTTCATATGAATCATTCAGCCAAATTTTGGAAGTTGGTCAGTAAGTTTGAGCCAAATTACAAAACCATCGATAAATCCCTCAATCAAGCATGGCAGATTATTCCTGCATGGTTGAGTTTGTAA
- a CDS encoding DUF3352 domain-containing protein, producing the protein MTERKTNLLPIIGGAAVVVAGGVGAYFFFNKPAILPTGTSVSGTLTVVPKQSLMAMSISTDGAALSQIEQFLSPETKKLYDTELDKFRKNLSSSDFDYDKDVKPWIGKNVTIAFLPSGKTANLVPNRSQSALQPRYVPMSNTGSIQFVQNKEPEKAESASAPNVLLVIEVKDKAGAEKFLSEKVKTKAGGKEKQSEYKGVKITQYGEGSNSSATATVGDYLIVTPREQLTQKAIDTFKGEPSLASSISADDLKLKNTVAQVYIPNFGESIVELSALNPKAETIPPESLEQLKKVKSINLGFGIDDSGIRFKALGKFDPEAIAALKNSPNKIIGQIPSQAFAVITGFNIKNSWEQFAKSAEKNAEIKKSLDEARTQLKSSPLALDLDKDIFGWMDGEYAIASVSGKPEGILAQTQGLAPVLLLQTTNRSAGESLLKKLDDFISKNGGKVDKKDVGGVAVTEWSVPGAPGAIVSHGWSQQDTLFLTASPIVSLFVPKPTSALEADSTFKSVVSTLPTNNVGYFYIDADKTWSIVQSFLPAAEKEKTPPEVKALITSIRGLAVTAAYPKPDTAEVEAILALKKGGK; encoded by the coding sequence ATGACTGAAAGAAAAACGAATTTACTACCTATTATTGGTGGTGCTGCTGTAGTAGTTGCTGGTGGTGTAGGAGCCTATTTTTTCTTCAATAAACCAGCCATTTTGCCTACTGGCACTAGTGTATCGGGAACTCTCACCGTTGTCCCTAAACAGTCCTTGATGGCAATGTCCATCTCTACCGATGGAGCGGCACTTTCGCAAATAGAGCAATTTCTGTCTCCAGAAACCAAAAAGCTTTACGATACCGAACTTGATAAGTTTAGAAAGAATCTTTCTTCGAGTGATTTTGACTATGACAAGGATGTAAAGCCTTGGATTGGCAAAAATGTCACGATCGCCTTTTTGCCATCGGGTAAAACTGCCAATCTCGTCCCCAATAGATCCCAATCTGCTCTTCAGCCACGCTATGTCCCCATGAGCAATACAGGTTCAATCCAGTTTGTTCAAAATAAAGAGCCAGAGAAAGCTGAATCTGCCTCAGCCCCTAACGTTCTACTTGTGATTGAAGTAAAAGACAAGGCGGGAGCTGAGAAATTTTTGTCAGAAAAAGTCAAAACTAAGGCTGGTGGCAAAGAAAAGCAGTCGGAATATAAGGGCGTAAAAATTACGCAATATGGCGAAGGATCAAATTCAAGTGCGACGGCAACCGTGGGAGATTACTTAATCGTTACTCCCCGTGAGCAGCTTACGCAAAAGGCGATTGATACCTTTAAAGGTGAACCTTCGTTAGCAAGTTCCATTAGTGCTGATGATCTCAAACTCAAAAACACTGTTGCTCAAGTTTACATTCCTAATTTTGGCGAATCAATCGTTGAGCTATCAGCGTTAAATCCTAAGGCTGAAACAATTCCTCCTGAATCTTTGGAGCAATTGAAGAAAGTTAAATCAATTAACTTAGGTTTTGGTATTGATGACTCAGGTATTCGCTTTAAGGCATTGGGTAAATTCGACCCAGAAGCAATTGCTGCCCTCAAGAATTCTCCTAACAAAATTATTGGTCAAATCCCTTCCCAAGCATTTGCCGTAATCACTGGATTCAATATCAAGAATTCATGGGAACAGTTTGCAAAGTCAGCAGAGAAGAATGCCGAAATCAAGAAAAGTCTTGACGAAGCCAGAACTCAACTGAAGTCCTCACCATTAGCACTCGATCTGGATAAAGATATCTTTGGTTGGATGGATGGTGAATATGCGATCGCCTCAGTATCTGGTAAACCCGAAGGCATTTTAGCGCAGACTCAAGGGCTTGCACCTGTACTACTACTGCAAACCACCAATCGTTCTGCGGGTGAATCTTTGCTTAAGAAATTGGATGATTTCATCTCGAAGAATGGCGGCAAGGTTGACAAGAAGGATGTTGGCGGTGTTGCCGTCACCGAATGGTCAGTACCAGGCGCACCAGGCGCGATCGTTTCTCACGGTTGGAGTCAACAAGACACATTATTTCTCACGGCTTCACCAATTGTTTCCTTGTTTGTACCGAAGCCTACTAGTGCTCTCGAAGCAGATTCTACCTTCAAGTCGGTAGTAAGCACTCTACCTACTAACAATGTGGGTTATTTCTATATTGATGCCGATAAAACATGGAGCATCGTTCAGAGCTTTTTACCTGCTGCGGAGAAAGAAAAGACTCCTCCCGAAGTGAAGGCTTTGATTACTTCTATCCGTGGATTGGCAGTAACTGCTGCTTATCCAAAGCCAGATACTGCTGAAGTCGAAGCAATTCTTGCATTGAAGAAAGGTGGCAAATAA
- a CDS encoding winged helix-turn-helix transcriptional regulator: MNQTTNTFIEADPEIICSGSYQGDRPSCPVEATLDAIGGRWKVLILHELFNGTRRFGELHRSLHGITQKMLTQQLREMERDGLIHREIYMQVPPKVEYSLTALGKTLQPVLDAMHLWGRKYLEQK; encoded by the coding sequence ATGAACCAAACGACGAATACCTTTATTGAGGCTGATCCAGAAATTATTTGTAGTGGCTCATATCAAGGCGATCGCCCTAGCTGTCCTGTTGAGGCGACTCTTGATGCGATCGGTGGGCGTTGGAAAGTTTTGATTTTGCATGAATTATTTAATGGCACAAGACGCTTTGGAGAATTGCATCGTAGCTTACATGGAATCACTCAAAAGATGCTCACGCAGCAGTTACGAGAGATGGAGAGAGATGGCTTGATTCATCGTGAAATTTATATGCAGGTTCCGCCTAAGGTGGAATATTCGCTGACTGCTTTAGGCAAAACTCTACAACCTGTACTAGATGCAATGCACCTTTGGGGCAGAAAATATTTAGAGCAAAAATAG
- a CDS encoding CDGSH iron-sulfur domain-containing protein, protein MSEPKIVDKKPVVLELEPKTYYWCTCGASTNQPYCNGAHKGTEFTPLAFEVTETKKVALCLCKHTGNAPFCDGAHTKL, encoded by the coding sequence ATGAGCGAGCCTAAAATTGTTGATAAGAAGCCTGTTGTATTGGAACTAGAACCTAAAACCTATTATTGGTGTACCTGTGGAGCATCCACCAACCAGCCCTATTGTAACGGCGCTCATAAAGGAACAGAGTTTACGCCCCTTGCCTTTGAAGTGACAGAAACCAAGAAGGTTGCACTTTGTCTATGCAAGCATACGGGCAATGCTCCCTTCTGTGATGGCGCACATACCAAACTTTAA
- a CDS encoding pirin family protein, whose translation MLTIRKSEERGHANHGWLDSYHTFSFANYYDPQHMAFRSLRVINQDVIAGGKGFGTHPHRDMEIITYMLDGALEHKDSMGNGSIIHVGDVQRMSAGTGITHSEFNHSSTETAHLLQIWILPNQQNVMPSYEQISFSREEKLNQLRLIASPDGRDRSVTIHQDANIYASILEDGAEVTHPVNPNRYAWIQVARGNVLVGDRLLNAGDAISSDQTGDLKITSQGNAEVLVFDLA comes from the coding sequence ATGCTCACTATTCGGAAATCAGAAGAAAGAGGACATGCCAATCATGGTTGGCTCGATAGTTATCACACCTTCTCCTTTGCGAACTACTACGATCCGCAGCATATGGCGTTTCGCTCACTGCGTGTAATTAATCAAGATGTGATTGCTGGTGGTAAAGGATTTGGCACGCATCCCCACCGTGACATGGAAATCATTACCTATATGCTAGATGGAGCCTTAGAGCATAAGGACAGCATGGGTAATGGCTCAATCATTCATGTTGGTGATGTGCAGAGAATGAGTGCAGGTACTGGGATTACCCATAGTGAGTTTAATCATTCATCGACAGAAACTGCTCATTTATTGCAAATCTGGATTTTGCCCAATCAACAGAATGTCATGCCCAGCTATGAGCAAATTTCTTTCTCGCGAGAGGAGAAGCTAAATCAGTTAAGACTGATTGCTTCCCCTGACGGACGCGATCGCTCAGTGACGATCCATCAAGATGCAAATATATATGCCTCGATCCTTGAAGATGGCGCAGAGGTAACTCATCCAGTCAATCCTAACCGCTATGCGTGGATACAGGTTGCTAGAGGGAATGTATTAGTTGGCGATCGCTTGCTCAATGCTGGTGATGCAATTTCTAGCGATCAAACTGGCGATTTGAAAATCACTAGTCAAGGTAATGCAGAAGTTCTCGTCTTCGATTTGGCATAA
- a CDS encoding VanW family protein → MQQVWQTFKKPIRNSLKYAKSLAKGYPFHYARQQNHDDADQYPHKWIETSTLIPDRGTTEIKSNRIWNLQLAAQRIDCLNFAPNKIFSFSDRVGNPTKSNGFRDAPVFVRGQVLTDVGGGLCLVATNIFNTLLYAGCQILERHCHSIDAYGESRFYPLGQDAAVANGYKDLIVRNHTSIPLQLRFRVLEQERKVESSLWGAIPKPWEVKVESQIIEHLHPPDPQYLSGWVVQTSRYIKHELDSSSTWQLDYQAMSHYQPCIKT, encoded by the coding sequence ATGCAGCAAGTCTGGCAAACTTTTAAAAAGCCAATTCGCAATAGCCTTAAATATGCTAAATCTCTAGCTAAGGGATATCCTTTTCATTATGCTAGACAGCAAAATCACGATGATGCAGATCAATATCCCCATAAATGGATAGAAACTAGTACTCTAATTCCCGATCGCGGCACAACGGAAATTAAATCTAATCGAATTTGGAACTTACAACTAGCTGCTCAGAGAATTGACTGCCTGAACTTTGCCCCCAATAAGATCTTTAGCTTTAGCGATCGCGTTGGCAATCCCACCAAATCCAATGGATTCCGAGATGCCCCAGTGTTTGTGCGTGGACAGGTACTTACCGATGTGGGTGGTGGCTTATGTTTAGTTGCCACCAATATTTTTAATACATTGCTTTATGCTGGCTGTCAGATTTTAGAAAGACATTGCCATAGCATTGATGCCTATGGAGAATCAAGGTTTTACCCCTTGGGGCAAGATGCTGCCGTAGCCAATGGCTACAAAGACTTAATAGTTCGCAACCATACTTCCATTCCCTTACAACTAAGATTTCGCGTATTAGAACAAGAACGTAAAGTTGAATCTAGTCTCTGGGGGGCTATCCCAAAACCTTGGGAAGTTAAAGTTGAGTCTCAGATTATTGAGCATCTCCATCCACCCGATCCGCAATATCTATCGGGTTGGGTGGTGCAAACTTCGCGCTATATCAAACATGAGTTAGATTCATCATCTACATGGCAGCTTGATTATCAAGCCATGAGCCATTATCAGCCCTGTATTAAGACTTAA